From the Robbsia betulipollinis genome, the window CGGGCACTGACGAGGACGCCGACAGAGGACACCGCATCGTGCAACGCAGTTATCATGCACGCTGAATCCACTTCTGTTGCCCGCCATGAACGACGCCAGCCACCAATTATCCATGACCGTGCTCATGACGCCGGACATGGCCAACTTCTCCGGCAACGTCCATGGCGGCGCGATCCTCAAGCTGCTCGACGGCGTCGCCTATGCGTGCGCGAGCCGCTATGCGGGGCGCTACGTGGTGACGCTGTCGGTCGACCAGGTGGTGTTCCGTCAGCCGATTCATGTCGGCGAACTGGTGAGCTTCCTCGCCTCGGTCAACTACACCGGACGCAGTTCGATGGAGATCGGCATCAAGGTCATCACCGAAAACATCCGCACGCAGCTCGTGCGGCATACGAACAGCTGCTATTTCACGATGGTGGCGGTCGACGATGCCGGCAACTCCGTGGAAGTGCCGCCGCTGGTACCCGATGGCAGCGAGGCGCGCGAGCGGTTTCGCAAGGCCGAGCTGCGCCGGCAGCTGCGCAAGGAAATGGAGGACCGCTATCATCTCATCCGCGCCTCGGGCGCCGATGTCGACGCGAGCGGTGCCACGCGGCCGCTGGCCGGCTGACCGCCTCGGAGCGGCCGACACGCCTCGGGGCGGCCGACACGCCTTGAGACGGCAAACGCCTCCGGGTCGGCCCGGGACGTGGGCGGCCAACCCCCGGCCGTATCCGTCGCGCTCATTGCGCCGGCAGGCGCGGCGCGACCCGCACGATCGCGGCGGCCACGCCGACGCTCGCCAGCGCGAACAGCGCGGTGGCCGGCAGAAAGCCGAAGGCATCGGCCAGCGCGCCGAACGCCAGGATCGGCAGCGCGCTGCCGCCATAGCCCACCACGTAGAACAGCGAGACCGCGCTGGCGCGGCGATGCGCGGGGGCAATATCGTTGATCATCGCCGCGGCACCCACGAACCCCGCGCCGTAGCCGATGCCGATCGCCAGCGTGCCGCCGCAAAACAGGGCAGCCAGGCCCCACCAGCTGGCGAGCGCGCAAACCGGTACCGCCAGGGCGACGAGCACGGTGCCGACGACCAGCGCGGTGCGCGGCGCGGCGTGCCGCGCGAGCAGTTGCGCGATGCCCATCACGATCTGTAGCGCGCAGAGCAGCAGCGCGATGATCGTCCGGTCGTGGATGCCCATCAGCCTTTCGGCCAGCGAGGGCGCCAGCGTCATCGCGAAAGCCCCGGCGGCCCAGGCAAGCGCCAGTGCCGCCGCGGCCACGGGGAAAGCGGGGCCGCAACTGGCCAGCAAACCGGGCTCCCGCTCCCGGGCGGCGTCCGGCCGGCCGTCCGGGGCGGCAGCGCTTGCCATGGTCCTCCCCGCGGCGCGCTCGGCCCCTTCGTCCGCTACCATCCCGGCCGGTACGGCCGTGGCCGCCACGGTGCGTGCGGGCCAGCCGACGCGCATCAGCCCGCCGGCGACGCCCAGCGCGGCCAGGGCCGTCGCGATGAACGGCAGATGGGTGGCGCCCAGATGCAGCCACAGCGCCAGCGCGCTGAGCGCGGGTCCCAGCGCGGCGCCCGCGGTGATCGACGTCGTCGCGAGCATGGCGGCGCGCTTGCGCGCGACGGGCGCGATCAGTTCGACCAGCGCCGCGCTGGCGGCGCCGGTCAATGCGCCGGTGCCCAGGCCGGAAAGCAGCCGCCCGACGATCAATCCGCCGACCGAGGTCGCCGCCGCGATGCACAGCGCCCCCGCGGCGATCACCCCCAGCGCGGGCACGATCAGCAGCCGCCGGTCGCGCAGGCGGTCGGACAGCCGGCCCAGCGAGAGCAGCGTCGTCAGCACGCCGCCGGAATACACCGCGTACACCAGGGTCAGCGTGGTCGCGCTGAAGCCCCACTGGATCTGAAACAGCCGGTACAGGGGCGAGGGGGCGGTGCTGTTCGCCATCGCCACCACCAGCGCGCCCAGCACCAGGGCCAGCGCGCGGGAATGCGTGTCGGGAGGGCGCACTCAGTGCAGCTTGATGCGTGGCACCGAGGTCTTGCGCAGGCGTTGCGCGAGCGCGTCGAGCAGTGCGTGCGTCACGCCTGTCAGCGCGACCACGTGCATCCGGTACAGCGACACGTACATCATGCGTGCCAGGAAGCCTTCGAGGAAGACGCTCTTGCCGGCGCCGCCGCCCATCAGATTGCCCACCGCCGTCACCTGGCCGATCGAGATCAGCGAACCGAGGTCGCGATACTGGAATATCGGCAGCGATCCCCCCGCGATATGCCGGGGCAAGGCTTTCGCGAGAAACGTGGCTTGCTGATGCGCGGCCTGCGCACGCGGCGGCACGTTCCTGCCGATCGCCGGCCAGGGGCAGGCGGCGCAGTCGCCGAACGCGAAGATGTTCGGGTCGGATTTCGATTGCAGCGTCTGGTGGACCGCGATCTGGTTGCCGCGGGTGACCTCCAGGCCGTCGAGCGTGCCGAGCACGGCGGGGCCCTTGATGCCGGCGGTCCAGACCGTCAGATCGGTCGGAATGTACTGGCCGCCCTGCGTGCGGATCACGCTTTCCTCCACCTTCGCCACCGGGTCGCCGGTGATCATGGACACGCCCAGCTCGCTCAGCAGGCGCGCGGTTGCCACCGAGACCCGTTCCGGCAGCGCCGGCAGGATGCGCGGATTGCCTTCGATGACCGTGATCGTGACGTCCTGCCAGGGGTCGAGCTTGTGGACGCCGAAGTCGCGCAGTTCGCTGGCGGTGGTGCGCAGCTCGGCGGCGAGTTCCACGCCGGTTGCGCCGGCGCCGATGATCGCCACGCGCACCAGCGGCCGGGCATTGCCCTCGGCCTGCGCCGGTGCCCGCACCAGCGCGCTGATCAGCAGGCGGCGGAAGCGTTCCGCGTCGGCGACCGTGTCGAGCGCCAGCGCATGCTGCTCCGCCCCCTCCACATTGAAGAAATTCGTCGTGCTGCCGATCGCCAGCACGAGCGTATCGTACGCGATCTCGCGTTCCGGCAGCAGCGCGATGTCCTCGCCGCTGTCGCTGAAGACCAGCGGCGCGAGGCGAATCGTCCTGGCGGCGCGGTCGATGCCCACGAAATCGCCCTGCTCGAAGTGAAAGGCGTTCCAGCGCGCCTGCGCCGCGTACTGCACCTGATGGATATAGGGATCGAGACTGCCGGCGGCCACCTCGTGCAGCATCGGTTTCCAGATATGGGTGGCGTTGCGGTCCACCAGCGTCACGTGCGCCTTGCCGCGCCGGGCGAGACGGCGCCCAAGCTGGGTGGCGAGTTCGAGGCCGCCGGCGCCGCCGCCGACGATGACGATGCGATGGCTGGTGTGGGTCTGCATCTGTACTGTCGAGAAGAAAGAAAAAAACGCATGATGGACAAATCGGCCGGCCGTGCCCGTGCCGCGAGGGCGCGAACAGGGCGGGCGGATCCGGCATCAGACCATTATCCGCCCGATGAGTCAAAGGCTGGCGTCGCCCAGTCCAGGCTGGCGTCGCCCGGTCCAGGCTGGCGTCGCCCGGTCAGAGGCTGGCGTCGTCCTGTTTCCGCGCGTGCAGGCGGATATGCAGCAGGCGGCCCGCGATCAGCACCGCGGCAAGGGCCGTAACCGCCGTGAGCAGCATGCCCATGTGCACCGCGCCCACCAGCACGTCGCGGCTTGCGGCCAGCAACTCGCGCCCGTTGACGTGCAACGGCTGCAGGGCCGCCAGCACCTCGCGCTGACTCTCCGGATCCACCAGCAGTTGCGGGTCGTGAAAGCGCGCGGCGATGGCCGCGGGCAGGGGCGTTTCCGTGACGCGCGACAGGCGCTGCGCCACCCCGGCGGCATAGCTGTGCGCGACCAGCGTGCCGATCAGCGTCGTGCCCAGCATGCCGCCTACCATGCGCGAGGACTGCATCAGCGCGGTGGCGATGCCGAAACGGGCGCGACCGGCGATCTCCTGCGCGAAGATGTTCAGGTTGTTCAGGGTGAACCCCAGCCCCACGCCGGCGGCCATCACCGCGCTCACCAGGAACCAGTGCGGCGTGTACGACTGCGTGGCCATCACGCCGATGGCCGCGTACAGCATCAATGCGAAGCCGGCCAGCAGGGTGGTGACCGGGCGCGCGAGGTGCACGACGATGCGGGAATTGATGATGCTGCCTACTGCGATGAAGGCGGCGAGCGGCGTGGCCAGCAGGCCGGCGAGCTGCGGCGACAGGCCGAAGCCGCCTTGCAGCAGCAAGGGCGTGAAGAACAGCAGCGAGAACATGATGAAGCCGGAGGCGAGCGACAACGCGAACAGGCGCCGCAGATCCCGGTCGCCGAACAGATCGAGCGGGATCATCGGATGCGCCGCGCGCCGCTCGCAGGCCAGCAACGCGCAGCAGCAGACCAGCACGCCGGCCAGCAGAACCAGGTTGCCGGCGCTCGGGCCGGTCTCCGGAAAGCGCTCGACGCACAGTTGCAGGCCACCCAGCGCGAGCGTGATCAGCGCCGCGCCCAGGATGTCGAGACGCACCGGCGCATGGGGCACATGACGCACCGCCGGCAGGAACCGGACGATGCAGAACAGGCTGGCGAGGCCCACCGGCAGGTTCACCAGGAAAGTCGAGCGCCAGCCGTAGTGTTCGGTGAGAAAGCCGCCGAGCGACGGGCCGGCGGCCGTGCCGATGCCATAGGCCGCGGCCATCACCACCTGCCAGCGCACGCGCGTCCGGGGATCGGGGAACAGATCCGGTATCGACGCGAACGCGGTGCCCACCATCATGCCTCCGCCGATGCCCTGGAGCGCGCGCGCGATCACCAGAAACAGCATGGAATGAGCGAAACCGCACAGGATCGAGGCCACGGTGAAGATCAGGACCGCGGCGACCACGAAGGGCTTGCGCCCGAACAGATCGCCAAGCCGGCCGAATACCGGCACCGTGACGATCGACGCCAGCAGATAGGCGTTGGCGATCCAGGCATAGTATTCGAAGCCTCTGAGTTCCGAGACGATCGACGGCAAGGCGGTGCTGACGACGGTCTGGTCGAGCGCGACCAGCATGTTGACCAGACCGATGCCGAGCATCGCGAGCAAGGCCTGCTGGAAGGGCAGCGCGGGGACGCCGCCAGGTGCGGCGGGGGAAGAGGAAGACGGTCCGGGCATGGGTTCGACGCACGCTCGGTCGAGCGCTGGGGTAGGGGGCGGAATTATCCAGGGACTGCCTGACTATGCCGGGCGGCCCATGATAATACGCCGTGTCTCCCTTGCAAAATTTCCCGTGGCAAATTCAGAAGCGGTAGCCTAGCGAGACGAAGGTGACGATCGGATTCAAGTGCAGCCGGGTTTCGCTGGTGATCGTTCCCAAGGCGGATTGCGTCGTCAGCTTCGCGCGGGTGCTCAGCACCAGATAGGAAACGGACAGGCCCACGGACCAGCGCTTCGAGAGGCGCACGTTCATCCCCGTGTTGAGCACCGGCGCGAAGGAACTGCTCAGGTCCGCGTGCGTCGTGCCCGACAAGCCGGTTGCCGCCAGAAAGGCGCCGCTGGCCAACGCCGGCTGGAGCTTCACGTTCGAATACCAGACGTACGAAGCGCCCGCGCCCACGTAAGGCCGCAGCTTGGCGTCCGGCTCGCCAAAGTAATATTTCAGCAAGACCGCCGGGCTCCACTCGTTCGCGCTTCCCAGATTGCCGAGCGCGGCCAGCGAACCACCACCGTCGAGCTGCATTTTCGGCGCGTAACCGAAAATGCCCTCGACGGCGACATGATCGGTGATGAAATAGCCGATGCTGCCGCCGCCGGTGTCGCTGTTTTCCACGCTCGCGCTGGAATTCGGAATGGCGGCGCTGCCCAACGGCGTGTTTACGCGCAGGGGCGTGCTCGAATCCTGCGGCGCCACGTGAAACCATCCCAGATTGAGCAGCACGTCGCCCGCCGCCTGGGCATGGGCCTGCATGTTCCAGCCGAGGGCCAGGGCGATGCCCGCCGCGTAACGTATCTTCATGTGTATCTCCTTGCAAAGGGCGATGGATCCTCCCCTTGGGTCGGTCCGATCACGACGGCGGGTTTTCAAGGGGCAATCTCGTATTACGACATTCCGGGCCGGAACTGAAGGGTGGTTGTCCACGCTGCCTACGCCCGGTATCGAACGGATCGTCGCGTCTCGATATTACTCCGAACGATCGTGCTTTTTATCGTCGGTGTTATCCCTGAATGCGCTGTCGGGAAGACGCGCGACGGGTACCCTGTCAACGCCGGGGGGCGGCGCGCGGGACCCCGCGGCGGCGTGCCACGCTGCCGTGCTGCCGTTTTCGACAATCCGATTTTTCGGCGGCGATCTTTTGGATTGGCGCACGTTTCGCTGCATTTTTAAGATAATTCGTGGATTGGCTGCAGGCGGCGAGGCGGCGCCGAGGACGCACCATCCGGAGCAGGCGGACGCGTGCCGTCCGGCCGCCCGCGGGTCGACCGGCGCGGCGAACTGCGGGCGCGATTTAGAGCATGTGCTCGAATCAGACGGTCAAGCCAAAGCTTTCATCCAGGCCCAGATGAAGATTCATGCATTGCACCGCGGCCCCGGCGGCGCCTTTGCCGAGGTTATCGAGGCGGGCGATGGTGACGATCCGCTCGTCGTCGCCGAAGACGAACAGGTCGACGCGGTTCGTGCCATTGCACGCCTGGATATCGAAAAAGCCATTGTCCAGGTTCTCCGCCGCACCCAACGGATGGACCTTGACGAAATGCTCGCTCGCATAATGTGCCGACAGGCAGGCATGCACGTCGGCAATGCCCGCCGGCCGCACGAATTGCCGGGGATGCCAGTACGTGGTCACCGCCAGACCTTGGTAGAAATCGCCCACGATCGGCGTGAAAATCGGCGCGTGATCGAGTCCGGCGTGGAAACGCATCTCCGGCAGGTGCTTGTGGTTCAGCGCGAGCGCATACGCACGCGGGCTTGCGAGCTGCGGCAACTGTCCCGATTCATAATCGGCGATCATTTTCTTGCCGCCGCCGCTGTAGCCGGTAATCGAATAGCTCGACACCGGATAGTCGGATGCCACCAGTCCGCTCGCCAGCAGCGGATGCACGCTCAGCAGGAAGGCCGAGGCGTGGCAGCCGGGTACGGCGATGCGTTTTTTCGAGCGCAGCGCCTCGCGGTAGCGGGAACCGAGTTCGGGCAGTCCGTAGGCCCAGTTCGGATCTGTCCGAAAAGCAGTGCTGGCATCGATGATGCAGGTCCGCGGCTGCGTCGACAGCGCCACCGATTCGCGAGAAGCACTGTCCGGCAGGCAGAGGAACGTGACGTCGGACGCATCGATCAGTTCCCGACGGGCATCGGCGTCCTTGCGGCGGTTTTCGTCGATGCGCAGAATCCAGATATCGTCGCGGGCACTGAGGTATTCAAAAATACGCAGGCCCGTGGTGCCTTCCTGGCCATCGACAAATACATTGAAGCTCATCGTGCTGCCTCGTAGGGAAAAGGGTGGATCGTCAACACGGTGCAGCCTTGCGTGCTCTGGCGTCACCTACTGCACATTCCAGGGAACGGGCGCCGGTGAACGGGACGTCGCGCGCCGGAAGCGCGGATTTGCGCCGCAGGCCGCAAGCGCAGCCGCACGATATTTCGGCTTGTTCGAAAACGTATTTTAAAGGTGCGCGGGCGCTCGCGTGGAATTGCTTGTCCTTTCGCACGCGTCGACGGCAAGAATTTACGGAAGTGGTGGGTTTTTGACGACGATGGAGGCGTGCGCCAGCGCGCTATCGAGAATTTCATGTTCGAAGAAAGGCGCCGGGCGGCCCGGAGCGACCCGCAGATTCGTCGTCTTCAGCGCATAGACGGTCAGCACGTAACGGTGTACCGTACCGGCGGGAGGACAGGGGCCGCCGTAGCCGTCGTTGTCGAAATCATTGCGCGCTTCCACCGCGCCGAGCGCCGCCAGCGCACCCGAGGCGCTGGCGTTGGCGTTCAGTTGCCGGATCGACGCGGGGATATTGACGACGGCCCAGTGCCACCAGCCGCGCCCGGGCGTGTCGATGTCGTGCAGCGTGATCGCGAAGCCGGCGGTGCCGGGCGGCGCACCGCGCCAGCTCACCGCGGGCGATTGATTGCCGCCCTTGCAGCCGCCGTGGTTGTACATTTGCGCGGGGTGCAGCGTGCCACCGAAAAAGTCAGGACTGCTGATGGAAAACGGCGCTTCGGCAAGTGCCGGTGCGGCGCAGCCCAGCGACAGGAGCAGGCAGACGGTGCGCGTGGCGAAACGTGCGATGCGTCGTGCGGACGGAGATGCGGGTGCAATTCGCGGCAAAGGGCCGGGACGGCGGCCGGAAACGGCTCGCGAAGGAGGAGGGAGGCTTCGAACGCGGACCGTGTTCTCGCTCGGATGTGCTTGCATGACGCTGAATCGAGCGGCGAACCGCTTCATTGAAATTTTTTATGCGATATCCAGACCATCGCGAACGAGTCTAACACGCTCGCGGGCCTCGCATGGCCAGGCGGGAGCGCCATTTTGTCAAAAAGCTTTGTCGAGGGAATTGCTATGACGCAGCCGATCAGAGTCATCATTGCGGATGATCATCCGCTCATCCTGCTGGGCACCGCCTTGTCCCTGGCGGACCGCAAGCAGTTTCAGGTGACGGGGAAGGCACGCAATTCGACCGAATTGATTGCCCTGCTCACGAGCGAGCCGTGCGACGTGCTGGTCTGCGATCTGGCGATGCCGGGCGGGTCCTATGGCGATGGTCTGCCGATGATCGCCTATATCCACCGGCATTTCCCGCAGGTCCGTTTGATCGTGCAGACGATGCTGGACAACCCCGGGATTCTGAAAGGGCTGCAACAATCGGGCGTCAAGGGGGTGTTGAACAAGGGCGACGACATGACGCTGATTACCGCGGCGGTGCTTGGCGTCATGGGGGGCGGCGCGTATGTCGGGCCGTCGATTCGCAAGGCATTCGAGCGTGTCGGCATGAACGAGCAGGAAGGCGGCGTGGCCGCGACGCTCAGCAAGCGGGAATCGGAAGTGCTGCGTCTCTACGTCGGCGGTGCGACCGTCAAGGAGATCGCGTCGAGTCTGAACCGCAGCGTCAAGACGATCAGCACGCAGAAGATGTGCGCGATGCAGAAGATCGGCGTCACGCGCGATGCCGATCTCTTCAAATACGCGCAGATGAACGGATTCCTGAACCTGCCGGGCGACGTGCTGGGCCCGGACTAGCGCCCGGGAAGCGGCTCATGGCCGGTTCCCCGATGCCAGCGGCTCAACTGCTGGCGTGGACGCCGCCATTGCGGGCGGACCAGCCGGCGGGATCGTGCAGGAAGGCCTCGACTTCGTCGAGCGTGTTCTTGTCGAAATAGGACTGAGTCCGCGCGACAGCCAGCACGTCGTGCCAGGTCGCCAGCGCGTGCAGCGATACGCCAATATCCGCCAGCGCCGACTGGCTCTGCTGGAAGATGCCGTAGTGGAACAGCACGAACACGTGTTTGACTTCGGCCCCCGCGGTGCGCAGCGCTTCGCAGAAGTTGATCTTGCTGCGGCCGTCGGTCGTCAGGTCCTCGACCAGCAGGACGCGCGAGCCGGGTTCGAGATGGCCCTCGATCTGCGCGTTGCGGCCAAAACCCTTGGGCTTCTTGCGCACGTACTGCATCGGCAGATCGAGACGGTCGGCGATCCATGCGGAGAACGGGATGCCGGCGGTTTCGCCGCCAGCGACCGAATCCAGTTGCTCGAAGCCGATATCGCTGAGAATGACTTTTTCCGCCATTTCCATCAACGCGCGGCGCGCGCGCGGAAACGAAATCAGCTTGCGGCAATCGATGTAGACCGGGCTGGCCCAGCCGGACGTCAGCTTGAACGGGGTTTGTGCATTGAAATGCACCGCCTGTACTTCCAGGAGGATCTTGGCGGTCGTTTCGGCGATCGATTGACGCTCGATGCTATTCATAGTGGGAATCCGGTGAAGGCCTGCGCGGCGGAGCGGGCGACTGGGCCAGTATTTTACATGAGGCGGACGCACCGCGAGGCGCCATCGCGCGAATACCCTCGTCCTGTATGATTCCCCGCTCGGGCCGATCGTTGCGAAGGCAATTTATGTCCGGTCTATCATCGGCACGGTCAGCGCGTCACCTCCCGCTTTTTTTCTCCACCGCTTTATCTCCTGGACATTATGGCTCTCAAGAAAACCCGCGCACTTCCTCTCCTCATGATGTTCGCCTCGTCGCCGCTGTGGGCGCAGATCGTCGGCCTGCCCAGCGACGCCGCCGTCAAGACCGACGGCGTCTGGCGCGGCGCCCTGAACGGCGGCGTCAGCGTCGCTTCCGGCAATACCAATTCCACCAGCGTCAACGTCAGCGCGAATCTGCAGCGTGCGACCGCCGTCGACAAATTCATCGCCTCGCTGACCGGCCTGTACGGCACGACGACCTCGGACGGCAGCCGCTCGGTTTCGGACAATCTGGTCAAGCTGGAAACCGAGTACGATCACGATCTCGGCAAGAAGGTCTACGGGCTGGGCGTCTTCCAGGTCCAGCGCAACGAGTTGCAGGACCTCAATTTCCAGTCGTCGGTGGGCGCGGGTCTGGGCTATCACGTCATCCGTACCACGCCGACCAGCTTCGATGTGTTCTCGGGTCTGTCGTTCAACTATGAAAAGTACTCGGGCGACACGCGCAATTACCCGGAACTCCTGATCGGCGAGAATCTGGTGCACAAGCTGGGCAGCGCGTCCTCGCTGAGCGAGCGCATATCGGTGTACCCGAACCTGGGCTATATCGGCGACTACCGCACGCAGGCGGACGTTGCGTTGACGACCGCGATCGCCAACCGCATTCAGTTGAAGCTGTCGCTATCGAACAGCTATCAGAACCACCCGGTGGCCGGCGTCAAAAAGGTCAACACGTTGTTCCTGACGACGATCGGCTATACCTTCGGACCGAAATAAGGTCGTCGACCCTTGCGCCGGCGCGTGCAGTGGCGCGCGGGCAAGGGCTCAGGCCTGCTTGGACAGGGCCGTTTCGAGGAGTTTGTGCAATTCGGGGAACGACGGTTCGCCGACGTAGCGTTTGAGGATGCGCCCGTCGCGGTCGACGACGAAGGTGGTCGGCGTGAGCTGGACATTGCCGAACTGGCGCGCCGCGCTGCCATCGTCGAGCGCCACCTTGAACGGCAGGTCGCGCGTCTTCGCGTAGTTCGCGACGTACATCGGTGCGTCGTAATTCATCGCCACGGCGACGAACTCCAGGCCGGCGGGCTTGAACTGCTCGAAGGTGCTGATCATCTGCGGCATCTCGTGCATGCAGGTCTCGCAACTCGTCGCCCAGAAGTTGATCAGGTAGACCTTGCCTTTCAGTTCGCCGGTCGACACTTTCTGGCCGGAAAGCAGCGTGAAGGTCGCATCGGGAACGTGCTTGGTCGAGGTGAAGGCGAACCAGCCGGTCACCGCGATGGCCAGCGCGACGATCACGGCCAGTGCCCCGAGCAGGCCCTTGCGGCCCGACGTCGATGGGGATAGAGAGCTCATGCGAGCGGCCTCGGCAGATGGGGAGATAAAGGGGGTGCACGGATTTTACGCCGATTCGCAGTGCGTGTATCGCCAGGCGGCGATAATGGCGGATTGACCACAATCCTTCACACGCCTCCGATCGTGCCGGCGGTCCTGTCCGGCGCGGCGGAAGATATGCCCATGCCCCGTTTCTCCTTCTCTTTCCCGCGCCGCGCGGCCGCCACCACACTGACGGTGGCGCTGACCGTCGCGTTGGGCGCCTGCTCTCCCCGATACGACTGGCGAACCCTTGACGACGACACCGGCCGCTATTCCATCAGCTTGCCCGCCAAGCCCTCGCTCGACATACGCGATGTCGACATCGGCAGCGGCGCCCGCCTGCCGATGCGCATGCAGACCGCCAGCGTCAAGGACGCCGTGTTCGCGGTGGGGGCGGTGGTCCTGCCCGATGCGCAGCCCGCGACGCGGCAGGCGGCCCTCGATTTCGTGACGCAGGGCATCGCGCGCAATGTCGGACCCGATGGCGCGTCGCGCGACGTCCAGATCAAGGGCGCGGACGGGCGGCTCCTGCCCGCGCGCGAATGGCGCGCAAGCGGATTGGTGCCGGGCACCAAGCAGAGCCGCACGGTCATTGCCCGTTTCGTCGCGACCGATACGCGCGTCTACGAGGCGGTGATCATCTCCGAACAGGCGCTCCCGGACGAGGAAGTGCGTCAGTTCCTCGATTCCTTCAAGCCGTTCTGACCCGCCGGATTTGTCCACAAGCCCTGTGCATAACTCTGTTGACAAACTTGGGCGGCGTCCTATTCATGGGCCTTTTCGGCGTGGCCAGGTGTCTGCCCAATTTGTCGGCAAATTGAAAAGCTAAGGGATTTCAAAGGCTTAGCCCATGCATGGGACATTCGCTAGTAAACCATTACAAATATGACGAATTTTTGACTTTGTGAATAAGTCAAGTCTTGACAGACGGGTTTTCCCGAGAAAAGGCGCATGCCGACGCGCCATGCCCAGCCGCCGGCGGCGCGCCGGCATGCTGTCGGAGCGCAATTCGGTACTGCGGGGCCGGCCTGTGCGGGCTTGGGCCCGCGGCTCGCCGACGGATCGTGACCGGCCTTCCCAGCGACAATTTGTCCATGAACCGCGCGGGCCGGCGCGAGCGCGCCGTACCCATGGTCAAAGCGCGCGACGATAGCCGATCGCCTCCGCCAGATGCGGCGCGGCCACCTGATCCGCATCGGCGAGATCGGCGATCGTGCGCGCGACGCGAAGCACGCGATAGTGCGACCGGGCGGACCAGCCGAAACGCCGTGCCGCCTGGTCGAGCAGGCCGCGCATCGCGTCGTCCAGCGCGCAGACCTGATCGACCCGCGTGGCGCCGATCGCGGCATTGGGGCGCTGCTGCCGAAGGTGTTGGCGCCGTCGCGCCCGGATCACCCGTTCGCGCACTGCCGCGCTGCTTTCGCACGGGGCGCGTTCGCGCGTCGCGCTGGCTGCCAGCTCGCCGGGCGTCAGCGCCGCCAGTTCCAGCTGGATATCGATGCGGTCCAGCAGGGGGCCCGACAGCTTGTTCCGGTAACGGACGGCGGCGTCGGGGGCGCAACGGCAGCGGCCGGACGGATCGCCGGCCCAGCCGCACGGGCAGGGGTTCATCGCGGCGACCAGCTGGCAGGCGGCGGGAAACTCCGCCTGGCACCCCGCCCGGCTGACGGTGATGGCGCCCGTTTCCAGCGGTTCGCGCAGCATTTCGAGCGTGCGCCGTTCGAACTCGGGCAGCTCATCGAGAAACAGCACGCCGTGGTGCGCCAGTGTCACCTCGCCTGGACGCGGGGGATTGCCGCCGCCGACGAGCGCCGCGGGACTGGATGAGTGGTGCGGCGCGCGAAACGGCCGATGGCGCCAGTGCGCGGCGGTGAAGCGCGACGTGCAGCCGCTGAGCAGGGCGGCGGAAGACAGGGCCTCGGCGTCGCTCATCGGGGGCAGGATGCCCGGCAGGCGCGCCGCCA encodes:
- a CDS encoding YifB family Mg chelatase-like AAA ATPase → MSIAIVRSRALSAAAAPEVTVEVHLANGLPGFSIVGLADTEVRESRERVRAALQNCAFDFPARRITVNLAPADLPKASGRFDLPIAVGILVASAQLPERALDAATFVGELSLTGELRAIQGAFAMACGVAAGPAGVPCRAGDGAPDGAAGRTSGSVLYLPLANAREAACVPGIDAYGVPDLRALCAHLRGVAACRLHPAEALPRDTGGADATDGHAPDLRDVIGQPAAKRALEVAAAGGHHLLMIGPPGAGKSMLAARLPGILPPMSDAEALSSAALLSGCTSRFTAAHWRHRPFRAPHHSSSPAALVGGGNPPRPGEVTLAHHGVLFLDELPEFERRTLEMLREPLETGAITVSRAGCQAEFPAACQLVAAMNPCPCGWAGDPSGRCRCAPDAAVRYRNKLSGPLLDRIDIQLELAALTPGELAASATRERAPCESSAAVRERVIRARRRQHLRQQRPNAAIGATRVDQVCALDDAMRGLLDQAARRFGWSARSHYRVLRVARTIADLADADQVAAPHLAEAIGYRRAL
- a CDS encoding TlpA family protein disulfide reductase codes for the protein MSSLSPSTSGRKGLLGALAVIVALAIAVTGWFAFTSTKHVPDATFTLLSGQKVSTGELKGKVYLINFWATSCETCMHEMPQMISTFEQFKPAGLEFVAVAMNYDAPMYVANYAKTRDLPFKVALDDGSAARQFGNVQLTPTTFVVDRDGRILKRYVGEPSFPELHKLLETALSKQA
- a CDS encoding response regulator transcription factor → MTQPIRVIIADDHPLILLGTALSLADRKQFQVTGKARNSTELIALLTSEPCDVLVCDLAMPGGSYGDGLPMIAYIHRHFPQVRLIVQTMLDNPGILKGLQQSGVKGVLNKGDDMTLITAAVLGVMGGGAYVGPSIRKAFERVGMNEQEGGVAATLSKRESEVLRLYVGGATVKEIASSLNRSVKTISTQKMCAMQKIGVTRDADLFKYAQMNGFLNLPGDVLGPD
- a CDS encoding orotate phosphoribosyltransferase, whose amino-acid sequence is MNSIERQSIAETTAKILLEVQAVHFNAQTPFKLTSGWASPVYIDCRKLISFPRARRALMEMAEKVILSDIGFEQLDSVAGGETAGIPFSAWIADRLDLPMQYVRKKPKGFGRNAQIEGHLEPGSRVLLVEDLTTDGRSKINFCEALRTAGAEVKHVFVLFHYGIFQQSQSALADIGVSLHALATWHDVLAVARTQSYFDKNTLDEVEAFLHDPAGWSARNGGVHASS
- a CDS encoding DUF481 domain-containing protein, whose protein sequence is MALKKTRALPLLMMFASSPLWAQIVGLPSDAAVKTDGVWRGALNGGVSVASGNTNSTSVNVSANLQRATAVDKFIASLTGLYGTTTSDGSRSVSDNLVKLETEYDHDLGKKVYGLGVFQVQRNELQDLNFQSSVGAGLGYHVIRTTPTSFDVFSGLSFNYEKYSGDTRNYPELLIGENLVHKLGSASSLSERISVYPNLGYIGDYRTQADVALTTAIANRIQLKLSLSNSYQNHPVAGVKKVNTLFLTTIGYTFGPK